In Drechmeria coniospora strain ARSEF 6962 chromosome 03, whole genome shotgun sequence, the DNA window CGGCTTCAGGCCAAActtctccttctccaccTCAAAGGTGAACATGTTCTCCTCGTAGTGGTTCCAGTGACCAGAGACCTTCCACAGATCCGCCTTGTACATGTTGGGGGACATGACCTCGACGAAGCCACGCTTGTGGTATTCGGCCTTCATCAGCTCCATCAGGGAGTTGTAGATGCGCGTGCCATGAGGCAGCCAGAATGTCGAACCGGGAGACATCTCATCCCAGAAGAAGAGCTTCTGGTCCAAGCCAATCTTGCGGTGGTTGcgcttggccgcctcggcgaggaagactTTATATTCCTCAAGCTGCTTCTTGTCGGGAAATGAGATGCCAGCAATTCGCTGAACGGACTCGTTTTTGCTGTCGCCGAGCCAGTAGGCAGCCGAGTTCTACTTTTCCGTCAGGCCCGAAACCAAACGGGGATGGGAGCACGAGAGGTGATTGCCTACTCTCAGAACAGAAAAGGCCTTGATGTTTCCGGTGTGAGGCACGTGCGGTCCGCGGCAGAGATCAATGAGAGGGCCGCATCGGTATACGGTGCTCTTCGTGCCATCCGGGACGCGCTGCTGAATGAAATACtctttgtacttgctgtatcGGAACATCTCGAGGAGCTCATCCTTGGTCATCTCCAGACGCTCAAAAGGCTGTCTCTCCTTGATGATGGAGGCCGACAGGGTGTCGAGGGCCTTCttgtcatcgtcatcgacagCAGCGCTACCGCCGACCATCAGCTCACTGCAATGAACGGTCGGTCTCACATCATGCCGTGCTTACCCATTCATGTTTGCCATGTCATAGTAGAAACCTGGCGGATCCTCCGTCGGGGGACCATTGCAGAGAAAGCAGCCGAATCGTCGCTCGCAAGCCTCTCCGAGAATGTGAGCTGACGAATGCCAGAACACCTTCTTTCCTGCTTGTCGTCAGCCCGAGCCCTCCCGGTGGCAGAGTTGCATGGCAGGAATCTCGTACCCTCAATGTCTTCGAAATCGATCAGCTCTAGCTTGCAACTCTTCTCCAGTGGTCGGGTGAGATCCcagagctcgccgtcgaccctcGAGATGACGGTGCGCTCGAGCAGGGACTTGGAGATGCCCTTGGCGATGGACACCGGTGTCGTCTCCCATGACGTGCCCTTCTCTTCTTTGCCGTTCGGGAGGGAAATGGTGATTTCCACACGAGGCTTCGCTGTATAGGCCCATGAGTCAGTCGACTGCACAATCGATTGGGCATCGGCTTGCTCGGGGCACGAAACACACCAGCAATCTCGGCGTCTTGTCGAGCCTTGATCTTGTCGAATAGATCTAGCCGATGCTGAATAAACTCGGGAAGCGACGGAAGCTACGATGCCTCGATCCCGTCAGCAACAATGTCACACAGGGGCGGACGGTGATTGTGTTGACGTCGGGGATACCAACCTCGAGCCCCGCGTTCTTGCTCACTTTGGCAGCCTTCGGTTTGGGCTGCTTCGCAGGTCGGATGGGAAGGTCCTGGGCCTCCGCCGGTTTGGGGACCTCGGCTTTCTCGGATGACATGGTGGCGAATCTTCGCTGCGTTGGCAGTGCTGTGAAGAAAACTGGAAGCTTGATCTTCGGTGCCTAAGATCGTCGAGAATGATGGACGGTGGAGGGGCACCCAAGGTGGGGGGGCATCTGCCGCGCGGCAGATCCTCGGGTTCCTCCCACAAATCAACCGTCTCCATCCATCACACAATCACATCAGTAAGAATGTGATACAACAAATTCCATGCTCGATGAGTCAAACAAAGACTtgagtgcatgcacttaAACGATCAAAGGACCTTCCGTGGGAACAAGTCAACTCCTATCGGGGTTATGAATTTTTGCGAGGTAACGTTTGCATTGAGGATGCCGATCGGAGCACCTGTAGGTCGGTTACTTTACGTGGCATTTCGTCAATTCGGAAGGCATCAGTGTCAAGAAACTGCACAAGTCACTGACCAGATGCATCGGATATAAATTCTGAATAAATGTTGATTGAGCGGCAGTAGAAGGAATTCGCTTTGTTAATGCAACGGGCCCAATTTCCCAAAACACCTGCCCAACTCTCGAGATTGCAAAAATGGGTATCATCATAACGCCATCTATCCGACCCAAACCATGGCAGGCCTCCAAATATCCCTGAAATCTCATGCATTCTCTCGCATGCCAAGCCGAAAGAATTGCTCACATCCCGTACCTCGTCACGCACTCCTCTTTGTGGGCGTCGAGGCAGTCCAAGGCGCAAACCCTCGTGCCGCATTTCATGCAGCGCACTCGCCCCCAATACCCGCACACCTGGCAAAACACCCTCGTCGGGTACGTTTGGTCCCATACGCCCTGGTTCTCAAGACAGGTCAGTGGCGGATGGGCCAGTAGTTTTCGCAGCTCGGCGTCCGAAGGCATCTCCGGCACGCGTGACATCAGAAGCGGGTCGTTGTCACCAGGATGAGCGACAGCTTGGGGCATGCAGGGTGCAGGCAGCGCAGGAGGCAGAGTGTCGACTTCGATCGTCGACAGATCTTCGTCCTTGGGCGTTGGCTGCGGAGTGTCCTTCTTGCCTGGGGGCGGGCGCTTGCCGATGCTAGAGCTGGCTCCTCCCGGCTTGGAGATGCTGCCGGGCGCGCCCGGATTGGATTCTGCGAGGGCTTGCAGAGCGAGAAAATCGTCGACGTGGTTCGCAAATGTCTTTTGTGACTGCATGATCTTGCGCACGTTCGGCGTGTACTTGACGTTCGCTACGAGGGAAGGGGTCAGTTTCGATTCCCACCGAGACTCTCAAGCCTGTTCACCGACCTCTCCCGCCTTTTACTGGGAGCGGTATCGAATTGTCCTTTGCGCCGTCGCGCTCCAAGGCCTCAACTTCCTTGCGTATCTTGGCTTCCTGTCTGACCGAGAGGTCGCCCATGCTGAGGTTCCCCCCAGGCGCATTCCGCGCTCGTTTGCGGTTCGACGACTGGGTCACAGCCGAAGCCGGGCCAGGAACCGTATTTGGCACGTAGGCCCATCCTggcgcggccgtcgtcctggtgccggcaagctcgacgacaccAAATTTGCTCATTGCCGTGTTGTCGTCGCTGCTCAACTTGCAAGGAACGAGTGCTGCGGGGGAGCGTGACGAGTCGGACGGCTAGTGAGCCTCATGCTACCAGGTTCAATAATGGTGGTTGGTAACatggagtaccgagtacaagtgatagagtacttactgtactgtacggagctTGCTTACttagtacctgtacgtgccATGGGCACTTGCTTCGGAAAAACCCACGGGCCCGAGAGCCCAACCAGCAGGGAGCTTTGAATTCATGTCTAGAGTACTGTAAACCGTTCAGAAGTCCGAGGTActcagtacctagtacttactgtgttACCTGTTGAGACCATTACTCGTGTACTGGGACTGTAGcctgtaagtaggtacctacaatACCTATGTGCTAACTctcagtacctagtacttactgtattaccTGTTGAGACCATTACTCGTGTACTGGGACTGTAgcctgtaggtacctacagtacctatgTGCTAACTTACCTACCACTGTACTGACTGACAGCCTACAGCACGACACCTCTGTTCCCGAGCTAAACGTGACCTCGCCACTCCTATCCATCCCCTCTCCCTCACTTTACCTCAGCTTGCCTCAGGCTCTCTCAGACTCTCCAACACGACTGCCAGCTGAGCCAGCCATCCATCATGACTGGAGCTGCGAAAATCCTCTCCGCTCGCACCGGCCGCTTGTTGGCTGCGCGACCATTCTCGTCATCTGCGCGGCGAATGGCCGATGTTGCGCCTCTGCCCGCACGGAAGCCGATGGGGGCATTCCGGGGAGGGTAGGTCACCTTGCAACAGTGGTGCAGAACCGCCTCGTGGGATTGCTGACGTGACCTGATTCCAGCGCTTTTGGCTTTCTGTTCGGTTGCGTCTTgtccggcggcgccgtctaCAATTATCTACTCCAGGAGTACAAGGCATCCAACGACCTTTTGACCGAGGACATCTACGTACGTTCCCCGAATGCCACGAGCATCACCGTGCATGAATTCCACCTTGGATGCCGTCTGCCTCGTAAACTTCCACAAGTTCTCTGCAAGCTCGCCGGGGCGAGAAAACCGCGGCTCGGGTTGATGCTAACAACGATGCTAGACGCTGCAAGCTTCGGTTACCCGCCTCAGCAATTATGTCAGGAATCTCGAGGAAAAGGCGCAGGGGAAAAAATAGCAAGGAGGCCGACAGGATTAATACCCGAGGACGCGCGGCAGGCCGGACATGTCACTGTCGCGCCGCCGGAATCTCGATGAGGCCGGCGGTGTGCTTGGTGCGTGTTGTCCGCATTctgcgtcggccatggcgctgTCGTCTCTCCGTCTCTGTAACCGTAGACATGCACATATGTAGTCTACATCCCTACACGCGTTGAAAGGAACGCCAACCTCTAATGCTCTTCACCATCACATCTCGAAACGCTGCCCATGGTGGAAGACGATTCAATAAATAACGAGTCGACATCACAGCAGCAAAAAAACACATGCAGTAATCAACCGTAGATGCGAGCCGTCGAGTCCGCAAATGAACATTTTCTCCTCGGCATTGGTACATGGTCGGTACAATTTTACAGTTCGTCGTGGTCctccagctcgtcctcgtcctcgtccttctccttctccgcaGTCTTCGCCTTCTTCGTGGCAGCGGGAGCGGACTCGTCGGTGCCATCCTCCTTGACAGAGACGGCAGCCTTGTACTTGCCGTTCTCCTTGACGAACTGGATGAGGTCCTCGACAGTTCGGGCACCACTGTAGGTGATGGGGTCcttcttgccgccggccgggAAGAGCTTGATGGTGGGGAAGCCACCAATGTCATCGGGCACGTCGTTGAGGGTGGCATCGAccttggcgatgacgacctTGTCCTTGAACTTGCTGTCGGCGTAGAGAGTGGCCAGCTCGTCGTACTTGGGGGCCAGGGCCTTGCAGTGACCGCACCAGGGAGCGTAGAACTCGACCAGGACATCCTTGGTGTCGTCCAGGACGATGTCGTCGTAGTTCttggcaacgacgacggtgacaGGGCCCTCCTGGGTCTCGGGGATGGGCTCAGACTTGATGCTAGGTTCAATCTTGCCGGTGGAGAATTGCGTCACAAACTCGGAGATGTTCTCCTCGTTGATCTCCTTCTCCTGGTCGAAGgggtacttgtgcttgttgACCGTGTCCTGGATGGCGAAAGCGGGGAACTTGTCGGACTTGAGGTTCAGGTTGGCAGTATGAGCTCCGAACTGCTTGGCATCGATGGTGGCAAAGTTGATCTTGCCCTTGAACttctcggcgacgggcttGAGAGCCTTGCTCAGGCTCGcacgctcctcctccgtctcggCGAAGATGTAG includes these proteins:
- a CDS encoding threonine-tRNA ligase, which translates into the protein MSSEKAEVPKPAEAQDLPIRPAKQPKPKAAKVSKNAGLELPSLPEFIQHRLDLFDKIKARQDAEIAAKPRVEITISLPNGKEEKGTSWETTPVSIAKGISKSLLERTVISRVDGELWDLTRPLEKSCKLELIDFEDIEGKKVFWHSSAHILGEACERRFGCFLCNGPPTEDPPGFYYDMANMNGAAVDDDDKKALDTLSASIIKERQPFERLEMTKDELLEMFRYSKYKEYFIQQRVPDGTKSTVYRCGPLIDLCRGPHVPHTGNIKAFSVLRNSAAYWLGDSKNESVQRIAGISFPDKKQLEEYKVFLAEAAKRNHRKIGLDQKLFFWDEMSPGSTFWLPHGTRIYNSLMELMKAEYHKRGFVEVMSPNMYKADLWKVSGHWNHYEENMFTFEVEKEKFGLKPMNCPGHCKIFAHSDVTYKDLPWRMADFGVLHRNEFSGALTGLTRVRRFQQDDAHIFCTIGQIRQEIEACFDFLYAIYGLFGFQFKLKLSTRPEKYIGDIALWDMAESKLTDALDAFTKKIDAKWELNAGDGAFYGPKIDITVYDALKRDHQCGTIQLDFNLPHRFKLRYVAAKDDSGAATTNDDADLPVGYARPVMIHRAVLGSFERMIGILTEHFAGKWPFWLSPRQVLVVPVMPGVNGYAQEVAKMFEEKGIFADADLSSNTFQKKIRTGQLEQYNFIFVVGAQEAESRTVNIRNRDDQSTQSKGDLIPVQEALDHLIRLKTERRLENKF
- a CDS encoding protein disulfide isomerase → MQQKRLAAGLVAAFAAVATATESDVASLTKETFKDFIKSNDLVLAEFFAPWCGHCKALAPEYEEAATSLKAKNIRLCKIDCTEEADLCQEYDVEGYPTLKVFRGEDNVAPYNGQRKAAAITSYMVKQSLPAVSLLSKDMLEDFKKADSVVLIAYIAADDKASNETFSAVAESLRDDYLFGGINDAAIAEAEGVKFPSIVLYKSFDEGRNEFKTKFDVEAIKKFAKTAATPLVGEVGPDTYSAYMSSELPLAYIFAETEEERASLSKALKPVAEKFKGKINFATIDAKQFGAHTANLNLKSDKFPAFAIQDTVNKHKYPFDQEKEINEENISEFVTQFSTGKIEPSIKSEPIPETQEGPVTVVVAKNYDDIVLDDTKDVLVEFYAPWCGHCKALAPKYDELATLYADSKFKDKVVIAKVDATLNDVPDDIGGFPTIKLFPAGGKKDPITYSGARTVEDLIQFVKENGKYKAAVSVKEDGTDESAPAATKKAKTAEKEKDEDEDELEDHDEL